One region of Corvus moneduloides isolate bCorMon1 chromosome 1, bCorMon1.pri, whole genome shotgun sequence genomic DNA includes:
- the TGM4 gene encoding protein-glutamine gamma-glutamyltransferase 4 yields MFGNTESNLEVTGIDFLKSQNTQQHHTDGYNIKNLVVRRGQAFHVQVSLNRELRAADKLSLRFGIGENPVKDKGTLLSLKPEQEDFNGWKISVVKKNGKECLLSVTSSPNAVVGKYNLHVKTGANVYKPENGVIYLLFNPWCEDDVVYMANEAQRKEYVLNDTGYIYVGSAHSIYDRPWNYGQFEEFVLDACMYLLDKSKLSLTDRRDPANVSRAMSALVNANDDSGVLLGNWSGNYINGTSPMDWIGSVTILQKYYKTKKPVRYGQCWVFAGVLNTVMRCLGVPSRCVSTFDAAHDTEENLRVDVYLNERGEKLNSLSLDSVWNFHVWNDAWMKRTDLPEGFHGWQAIDSTPQEQSQGRFQCGPCPVKAVREGDVYLPYDSKFVYAEVNADRVYWLVKKVNGKDKYFKVGTETQAIGKKISTKAVGQNRREDITREYKYPEGSKEERMSMQRAYSFIRPSGMVPRSGYASTIQTLSGSIQPLVPKEPVTKTGLHLEITNTEPLHPGNPLEMAITVKTSTPGNWTVDLTGSCQLQYYTGKVQANLGTIKETVKLEGTSEMQIPMKIAPDAYMKTLSSLEDEVLILVTAIAEVKETNDKLTKETSMRFQYPPITVQMPETAKLYNDFSCAFIFKNKLNVTLENCKLLVEGLGIFKRTTFDQGDIMPGRIMKSEIICTPTKLGEKKIIAKLISNQIKGISTEKAITITE; encoded by the exons ATGTTCGGCAACACTG AGAGCAATCTGGAGGTCACTGGGATTGACTTTCTGAAGAGCCAGAacacccagcagcaccacacGGATGGGTACAACATCAAGAACCTGGTGGTGCGGCGCGGGCAGGCCTTCCACGTGCAGGTCAGCCTCAACAGGGAGCTGAGGGCTGCCGACAAGCTGTCCCTGCGCTTTGGCATCG GTGAAAATCCAGTGAAAGACAAGGGGACCCTGCTGTCACTGAAACCAGAGCAGGAGGATTTCAATGGGTGGAAAATCTCCGTTGTCAAGAAGAACGGCAAAGAG TGCCTGCTGTCTGTCACCAGCTCACCCAATGCTGTTGTGGGCAAATACAACCTGCATGTGAAGACTGGTGCTAACGTGTACAAGCCTGAAAATGGTGTCATCTACCTTTTGTTTAATCCTTGGTGTGAAG ATGACGTGGTCTACATGGCCAATGAGGCACAGAGGAAGGAGTATGTGCTTAACGACACTGGCTACATCTATGTTGGGTCTGCCCACAGCATCTACGACAGGCCCTGGAATTACGGGCAG TTTGAGGAATTTGTCTTGGATGCCTGCATGTATCTGCTGGACAAAAGCAAACTCAGTCTGACTGATAGAAGGGATCCTGCAAATGTGTCCAGAGCCATGTCTGCTTTG GTTAATGCCAACGATGACAGCGGTGTCCTGCTGGGGAACTGGTCAGGGAATTACATCAATGGAACATCCCCTATGGATTGGATTGGGAGTGTCACAATTTTGCAGAAGTACTACAAAACAAAGAAGCCGGTCCGTTACGGCCAGTGCTGGGTCTTCGCAGGGGTCCTCAATACAG TCATGCGTTGCCTGGGAGTGCCATCCCGCTGTGTGAGTACCTTCGACGCGGCCCACGATACCGAGGAGAACCTGAGAGTTGACGTCTACCTGAACgaaagaggagaaaagctgAACTCATTGTCTTTAGACTCTGTCTG GAACTTCCACGTGTGGAATGATGCCTGGATGAAGAGAACGGACCTGCCAGAAGGGTTTCATGGCTGGCAGGCAATTGATTCAACCCCTCAAGAGCAAAGTCAAG GTCGTTTCCAGTGTGGCCCATGCCCGGTGAAGGCTGTCCGGGAAGGAGATGTGTATTTGCCCTACGACAGCAAGTTTGTGTATGCGGAAGTGAACGCTGACAGAGTCTACTGGCTCGTCAAGAAGGTGAACGGCAAGGACAAGTACTTCAAGGTTGGCACAGAGACCCAAGCCATCGGCAAGAAGATCAGCACAAAAGCCGTGGGGCAGAACAGGCGGGAAGACATCACCCGGGAGTACAAGTACCCCGAAG GCTCCAAAGAGGAAAGGATGTCTATGCAAAGAGCTTATAGCTTCATACGCCCTTCGGGAATGGTGCCTCGTTCGGGCTACGCTTCGACCATACAGACACTAAGCGGGAGCATCCAGCCTTTGGTCCCGAAGGAGCCCGTCACCAAGACTGGGCTCCACCTTGAGATAACCAACACAGAGCCTTTGCATCCTGGCAATCCCCTTGAAATGGCCATCACAGTCAAGACCTCTACTCCTGGGAACTGGACCGTTGACCTTActggctcctgccagctgcagtacTATACTGGAAAAGTTCAGGCCAATCTTGGAACTATCAAGGAGACCGTCAAGCTTGAAGGCACATCTG agaTGCAGATCCCCATGAAAATAGCACCTGACGCGTATATGAAGACGCTGTCCTCCCTGGAAGATGAAGTGCTCATCCTTGTCACTGCCATTGCCGAGGTCAAGGAAACAAATGACAAACTCACCAAGGAGACCTCAATGAGATTCCAGTACCCCCCCATCACTGTCCAG ATGCCAGAAACAGCCAAACTGTACAATGACTTCAGCTGTGCATTCATCTTCAAGAACAAGCTGAATGTGACCCTGGAAAACTGCAAGCTGCTGGTGGAGGGCTTGGGCATATTTAAGAGGACAACATTTGATCAGGG GGATATAATGCCTGGCAGGATCATGAAGTCTGAAATAATATGCACTCCAACAAAACtaggagagaagaaaatcatAGCCAAGCTGATCTCAAACCAGATCAAAGGGATCTCTACAGAGAAGGCCATCACCATCACCGAGTAG
- the ZDHHC3 gene encoding palmitoyltransferase ZDHHC3 isoform X2 produces the protein MMITPVHRFRDIERTPEYLQPEKCVPPPSRASLGTMWFIRDGCGIACAVVTWMLVFYADFVVLLVMLVPSRDYVYSVINGTLFNTLAFLALASHFRAMLTDPGAVPKGNATKEFIESLQLKPGQVVYKCPKCCSIKPDRAHHCSVCKRCIRKMDHHCPWVNNCVGENNQKYFVLFTMYIALISLHALIMVGFHFLYCFEEDWTKCSSFSPPTTVILLILLCFEALLFLIFTSVMFGTQVHSICTDETGIEQLKKEERRWAKKTKWMNMKAVFGHPFSIAWLSPFATPDQGKADPYQYVV, from the exons ATGATGATTACTCCAGTCCACCGCTTCAGAGATATTGAAAGGACACCTGAATACCTCCAGCCGGAAAAGTGTGTTCCACCTCCTAGCCGCGCTTCCCTGGGAACAATGTGGTTTATTCGAGATGGCTGTGGTATTGCATGTGCTGTCGTTACCTGGATGCTGGTGTTCTATGCCGACTTTGTAGTCCTTCTTGTCATGCTAGTTCCATCGAGAGATTATGTTTATAGTGTCATCAATGGCACACTGTTCAACACCTTGGCTTTCCTCGCTTTGGCTTCACATTTTCGTGCTATGCTGACAGATCCA gGTGCTGTACCCAAAGGTAATGCCACAAAAGAGTTCATCGAGAGTTTACAGCTAAAGCCAGGACAGGTGGTTTACAAGTGCCCAAAGTGTTGTAGCATCAAACCTGACAGAGCACATCACTGCAG CGTTTGCAAGAGGTGCATTCGGAAAATGGACCATCACTGCCCATGGGTCAATAACTGTGTAGGAGAGAATAACCAGAAGTACTTTGTACTGTTTACA atgtatATAGCACTGATTTCCCTGCATGCTCTAATCATGGTGGGATTTCACTTCTTGTACTGCTTTGAAGAAGACTGGACAA AGTGCAGTTCCTTCTCTCCACCAACTACAGTGATTCTCCTCATCCTCTTGTGTTTTGAGGCTCTCCTATTTCTCATCTTCACCTCAGTTATGTTTGGGACCCAAGTACACTCCATCTGCACTGATGAAACG ggaATAGAACAgttgaaaaaggaagagagaagatgggctaaaaaaacaaaatggatGAACATGAAAGCAGTATTTGGCCATCCGTTCTCTATAGCATGGCTTAGCCCATTCGCAACACCAGACCAAGGAAAAGCAGACCCGTACCAGTATGTGGTCTGA
- the ZDHHC3 gene encoding palmitoyltransferase ZDHHC3 isoform X1 gives MMITPVHRFRDIERTPEYLQPEKCVPPPSRASLGTMWFIRDGCGIACAVVTWMLVFYADFVVLLVMLVPSRDYVYSVINGTLFNTLAFLALASHFRAMLTDPGAVPKGNATKEFIESLQLKPGQVVYKCPKCCSIKPDRAHHCSVCKRCIRKMDHHCPWVNNCVGENNQKYFVLFTMYIALISLHALIMVGFHFLYCFEEDWTKCSSFSPPTTVILLILLCFEALLFLIFTSVMFGTQVHSICTDETGIERLKNQKPTWEKISGWEGMKLAFGGTFSLGWFNPFSNLNCKSPVLAEAVAAAPASEIMTQEEIEQFLARDVAIQMLRE, from the exons ATGATGATTACTCCAGTCCACCGCTTCAGAGATATTGAAAGGACACCTGAATACCTCCAGCCGGAAAAGTGTGTTCCACCTCCTAGCCGCGCTTCCCTGGGAACAATGTGGTTTATTCGAGATGGCTGTGGTATTGCATGTGCTGTCGTTACCTGGATGCTGGTGTTCTATGCCGACTTTGTAGTCCTTCTTGTCATGCTAGTTCCATCGAGAGATTATGTTTATAGTGTCATCAATGGCACACTGTTCAACACCTTGGCTTTCCTCGCTTTGGCTTCACATTTTCGTGCTATGCTGACAGATCCA gGTGCTGTACCCAAAGGTAATGCCACAAAAGAGTTCATCGAGAGTTTACAGCTAAAGCCAGGACAGGTGGTTTACAAGTGCCCAAAGTGTTGTAGCATCAAACCTGACAGAGCACATCACTGCAG CGTTTGCAAGAGGTGCATTCGGAAAATGGACCATCACTGCCCATGGGTCAATAACTGTGTAGGAGAGAATAACCAGAAGTACTTTGTACTGTTTACA atgtatATAGCACTGATTTCCCTGCATGCTCTAATCATGGTGGGATTTCACTTCTTGTACTGCTTTGAAGAAGACTGGACAA AGTGCAGTTCCTTCTCTCCACCAACTACAGTGATTCTCCTCATCCTCTTGTGTTTTGAGGCTCTCCTATTTCTCATCTTCACCTCAGTTATGTTTGGGACCCAAGTACACTCCATCTGCACTGATGAAACG GGTATTGAGCGACTTAAAAACCAGAAGCCAACCTGGGAGAAGATCAGCGGCTGGGAAGGAATGAAGCTGGCGTTTGGTGGTACCTTCTCCCTGGGTTGGTTCAACCCTTTCTCAAACCTGAACTGCAAGAGCCCAGTGCTGGCTgaagcagtggcagcagctcctgcatctGAAATTATGACCCAAGAAGAAATCGAGCAGTTTCTGGCTCGAGATGTTGCCATCCAAATGTTGCGTGAATAA